From Corvus moneduloides isolate bCorMon1 chromosome 2, bCorMon1.pri, whole genome shotgun sequence, one genomic window encodes:
- the ANKRD49 gene encoding ankyrin repeat domain-containing protein 49, whose product MNKDKQADEDDDDNELFEDFTEHFNQLELLETHRHLIPVGTQSCWSGQSDDDDDEQERSEEWYEMQEKKMEKNPEKLLLWAAENNRLSTVKRLLTEKLAPVNARDEDQYTPLHRAAYSGHLDVAHELVAQGADVHAQTVDGWTPLHSACKWNNTRVAAFLLQQGADINAQTNGLLTPLHIAAGNKNSRETLELLLMNRYVKPDLKNNLDETALDIARRTDIYHYLFEIVEDCINAVSP is encoded by the exons ATGAATAAAGACAAGCAAgctgatgaagatgatgatgacaACGAGCTGTTCGAAGACTTCACGGAGCATTTTAACCAACTTGAGCTGCTGGAGACGCACAGGCATTTGATTCCTGTAGGAACTCAGAGCTGTTGGTCAGGACAGTCtgatgatgacgatgatgaGCAAGAAAGAAGCGAGGAATGGTACgaaatgcaagaaaagaaaatggaaaaaaatccagagaaatTGCTACTCTGGGCAGCTGAAAACAATCGG cTGAGTACTGTGAAGAGGCTCCTGACGGAAAAGCTGGCTCCAGTGAATGCTCGTGATGAAGATCAGTACACTCCTCTCCATCGAGCTGCCTACAGCGGGCACTTGGATGTTGCACATGAATTGGTGGCCCAAGGGGCCGATGTTCACGCACAGACCGTGGATGGCTGGACGCCCCTGCACAGCGCCTGCAAGTGGAACAACACCAGAGTGGCtgcattcctgctccagcagggtgCAGACATCAACGCACAGACAAATGGTCTGCTGACACCCCTGCACATTGctgcaggaaacaaaaacagcagggaaacccTTGAACTCCTGCTGATGAACCGCTATGTGAAGCCAGACTTGAAAAACAACTTGGATGAAACTGCCCTTGACATTGCAAGGAGGACTGATATATATCACTACCTTTTTGAAATTGTAGAAGACTGCATAAATGCAGTGTCCCCATAA